The proteins below come from a single Clarias gariepinus isolate MV-2021 ecotype Netherlands chromosome 17, CGAR_prim_01v2, whole genome shotgun sequence genomic window:
- the LOC128505592 gene encoding myb/SANT-like DNA-binding domain-containing protein 2 — MHHQPGLARAVPWQLSPSSGLMVRLSNRLRSPLLQISPIKIIKMLDWRLELMVYRLIRCACALLPLPSTPPLSNRAAAKMAASSNAERSPERSAPLKTPKTELPSPESDELSDGNPYYSDPSAPSRVSSLNVSISTLGAGGGPASASNNNSGSVAGGGFTVCRGMSWTPSETNALIAVWGNERLAEARMQQLEVAGTVFSGKAPGPAMYERVSRALSELGYDRTPSQCRERMKTLRRCYSRVKEHGIGKRKSSYSIEQLEKVFGQGGWDSQSCQPVLINSSGLYQEMESDGSMMEDYPQEDWCSQDLSAAFQEGEIEAEEIQLPKSRVVQIRPEASEHAQRQEVMQNVVRILESVDVKWEHFQTWTDFSRLHLSNKLAIFGVGYNTRWREEIRYHYAEISSQVPLGKRLREYFNPEKTEGREIMTKVQKMNWKNVYYKFLDITISEARCLELHMEVDWISIAQTSSSGYSNGSQYLLPGGIPKTYGLYAIGYEEAGETNIFCLESSGSLTGEPKQELGVSDNKRKRTSSKVTYCYLGIAEDRTLQQCLSQHFQSSGKCCSRSEPAITRFLQENCSKDAGSCSVYIKFIEVELDFLSAGSLVECLETAIGYALKFNKKDNL; from the exons TATCGTCTTATCCGTTGCGCATGCGCATTGTTGCCTCTTCCCTCTACCCCTCCTCTTAGCAACAGAGCAGCAGCAAAGATGGCTGCCTCCAGTAACGCCGAGCGCTCTCCTGAGAGGTCGGCGCCGCTGAAGACGCCGAAAACCGAGCTCCCATCTCCTGAATCGGACGAGCTGAGCGATGGTAACCCGTACTATTCTGACCCATCCGCCCCCAGCAGAGTTTCCTCTCTGAATGTGTCCATATCAACGCTGGGGGCTGGAGGCGGCCCGGCCTCTGCCTCTAACAACAACAGCGGCAGCGTCGCTGGCGGCGGCTTTACTGTGTGTCGCGGCATGTCATGGACTCCCTCCGAAACCAACGCGCTCATCGCCGTGTGGGGCAACGAGCGACTCGCCGAGGCCCGCATGCAGCAGCTGGAAGTTGCAGGCACGGTGTTTTCCGGCAAGGCGCCCGGACCGGCCATGTATGAGCGTGTTTCCAGAGCGTTGTCAGAGCTCGGGTATGACAGGACTCCGTCTCAGTGCAGGGAGAGGATGAAG ACTCTACGGCGATGCTACAGTCGCGTAAAAGAGCATGGCATTGGGAAGAGGAAGAGCAGTTACTCCATCGAGCAGCTGGAGAAGGTGTTTGGACAGGGCGGCTGGGACTCTCAGAGCTGCCAGCCCGTGCTGATTAACAGCAGCGGCCTCTATCAGGAGATGGAGTCGGATGGCAGTATGATGGAGGACTACCCTCAAGAGGACTGGTGCAGCCAGGATCTTTCTGCTGCTTTCCAGGAGGGAGAGATTGAAGCTG agGAAATTCAACTCCCCAAAAGCAGAGTTGTACAGATAAGACCAGAGGCTTCTGAGCATGCCCA GCGTCAGGAAGTGATGCAGAACGTGGTACGCATACTGGAATCAGTAGACGTCAAATGGGAGCACTTCCAGACGTGGACAGACTTCTCACGCTTGCACCTCTCCAACAAGCTGGCCATCTTTGGTGTGGGCTACAATACACGGTGGCGAGAGGAAATTCGCTACCACTATGCAGAGATCAGCTCCCAGGTGCCTCTCGGAAAGCGTCTGCGGGAGTACTTCAACCCTGAGAAGACAGAGGGCAGGGAGATCATGACCAAGGTGCAGAAGATGAACTGGAAAAATGTGTACTATAAATTTCTAGACATCACGATCAGTGAAGCGCGATGCTTGGAGCTCCACATGGAGGTGGACTGGATTTCTATTGCACAAACAAGCTCTTCAGGTTACAGCAATGGATCGCAGTACCTGCTTCCGGGTGGCATTCCGAAAACTTACGGCCTCTACGCTATTGGGTATGAGGAGGCTGGAGAGACTAATATTTTCTGCTTAGAAAGCAGTGGTTCTTTAACTGGTGAACCAAAACAAGAACTTGGTGTGAGTGACAATAAGCGAAAAAGGACTTCATCCAAAGTAACATACTGCTACCTCGGCATAGCAGAAGATCGCACTCTTCAGCAATGCCTCTCCCAGCACTTTCAGAGTTCAGGCAAGTGTTGTAGTCGTTCCGAGCCTGCCATCACCAGGTTTCTGCAGGAAAACTGTTCCAAGGATGCAGGTTCCTGTTCCGTGTACATTAAATTTATTGAAGTAGAGCTGGACTTTCTCTCAGCTGGATCCCTGGTGGAATGTTTAGAAACAGCAATTGGATACGCCTTGAAGTTCAACAAAAAAGACAacttgtga